The proteins below are encoded in one region of Zootoca vivipara chromosome 10, rZooViv1.1, whole genome shotgun sequence:
- the LOC118091572 gene encoding acrosin-like — translation MRWLVLSVLVLAAFQPTHNATVSNCDGICGRRPLASSHKLMRVMGGSNVLPGTWPWMVSVQTKVQGSLYYHTCGGSLIGPQWVLSAVHCFPREKDQYKLVLGSNRLTNLGPEAEQRFIKRLVKHEKYDNRLSQGEVVFADIALAEMDEPVNCSDYIQPACLPEESLPILTLGHCYVSGWGGLKPRDSRPPDIMQEGATSTYTRIQCGMRWGRKIPTQNVCAGHEEGTISICRGDSGGPLMCREERSERYWVIGIASFAPMYCGTAKVPSVFISTQYFLDWIQRTSKLQLSVPTITPLLAQTQATTTRKPTTFPTAARPRPYRPTWAGPPQWGGRPPPQVQTTRSSFPPWMRENYFWGNRKPGRRIRQRYRLQPSFHMAPRSQFADAPGYYPGSEDYSNPLVPSGEQD, via the exons atgagatggttggtccTCTCTGTTCTGGTCCTTGCTGCATTCCAGCCCACCCACAACGCAACCGTCAGCAATTGCGA TGGCATCTGCGGAAGGCGACCCTTGGCAAGCAGCCACAAGTTGATGCGTGTTATGGGCGGCAGCAATGTTCTTCCGGGGACGTGGCCCTGGATGGTCAGCGTCCAGACGAAAGTCCAAGGGAGCCTCTACTACCATACCTGCGGAGGTTCGCTCATCGGCCCCCAATGGGTCCTCAGTGCAGTCCACTGCTTCCCAAGAGAAAA AGACCAGTACAAGCTTGTTCTTGGCTCCAACCGGCTCACGAATCTGGGCCCTGAGGCCGAGCAGCGCTTCATTAAGAGGCTGGTGAAACACGAGAAGTACGACAACCGGCTGAGTCAAGGAGAGGTGGTGTTCGCAGACATCGCTTTGGCGGAGATGGACGAGCCGGTCAACTGCAGTGACTACAtccagccagcctgcctgcctgaggAAAGCCTGCCGATTTTGACGCTCGGCCATTGCTACGTCAGTGGCTGGGGTGGCCTGAAGCCAAGAG ATTCCCGCCCTCCTGACATCATGCAAGAAGGGGCGACGAGTACCTACACTAGAATCCAATGTGGGATGCGGTGGGGAAGGAAGATCCCTACACAGAACGTCTGTGCCGGACACGAAGAAGGAACCATTTCAATCTGCCGG ggTGACAGCGGAGGCCCCCTGATGTGCAGGGAAGAGAGATCTGAGCGCTACTGGGTGATTGGAATCGCCAGTTTCGCACCGATGTACTGCGGCACAGCGAAGGTGCCAAGCGTCTTCATTTCCACGCAGTACTTTCTAGACTGGATCCAAAGGACCTCTAAACTGCAGCTCTCGGTTCCCACAATCACCCCGCTGCTGGCGCAGACCCAGGCCACAACAACGCGCAAGCCCACGACTTTCCCTACCGCGGCCAGGCCAAGACCCTACAGGCCTACCTGGGCGGGGCCCCCACAGTGGGGTGGGAGGCCTCCTCCCCAGGTGCAGACCACAaggtcctccttccctccctggatGAGGGAGAACTATTTTTGGGGTAACCGGAAGCCTGGCCGCAGGATTAGGCAAAGGTACAGATTGCAGCCCTCGTTCCATATGGCACCTCGAAGCCAGTTCGCAGATGCTCCAGGGTACTACCCTGGATCCGAAGACTACTCCAATCCGCTTGTGCCCTCGGGAGAGCAGGATTGA
- the LOC118091575 gene encoding uncharacterized protein LOC118091575 produces MSEPGPTCFVTSWIPGKHGGGAGRRMSRWLLLILALADFRPTHAGDTTCKGACGRRPLAVSQYLRKVMSGTDVLPGTWPWQVSFQYASQAGNWVHFCGGSLISSRWVLSAAHCLKIKSLRKALKVVVGITKLSHPGPNAQHRWIKRVVDYKLYEDDEALRYGLSVVELVEPVRCSDYVQPACLPDDSVVLSMLTHCYISGWGDMGEESERPRTLPSTATKAAPWHKISGILQESKVKLLSLKTCGSKSKRKRKEADEILCAGHEEEGGDNPCETDVGAPLMCREPRSERYWVIGVTSLAVPTCGQVKRPGTYVSTLHYLRWIKKTIMESLSAPGRQPLLAQRHTPSTKQDHRPPPMPTGRPWPRPTRRHMAMCARRTRRGPPPPPRRLRQTKRHPKRGRPPGQARPSAKPNQGAAPPGYGVFYSWDQGYINPRPQAQPPENMEEGATPGAGRRMGWWLLPVLALTAFRPSHAEESTCDGVCGRRPLAGSHNLLRVVGGSNVLPGTWPWMVSFQVLTRKGYTNFCGGSLISPRWVLSAAHCFQKPKQIRFIRLSIGAHRVSKPGPDAQRRSIKRLVNHKLYKRGSNNKVHNDISLVELNEPVNCTDYIQPACLPEDSMVVSLLKHCYVSGFGIMDSITGQKADIMQEGPVDIIPEAICSKPDWWSQAILEENICAGHIQGGIATCKGDSGGPLMCREQRSERYWVIGITSWGPSFCGQEKKPGVYISTQFYLDWIKKTTNMDFSQPNHEPLMAESQTTPLPPPFPRPQSQPVLAHFDKRPQVVLACDASPYGVGAILDWREMPVAYFSQTVSAAEQNYSQIDEEGLAIMKGYALVRRPGKAMGHVDTLSQLPLPETSPDPAPTQEVMP; encoded by the exons ATGTCAGAACCTGGGCCCACCTGTTTTGTGACATCATGGATACCAGGAAAACATGGTGGAGGAGCTGGCAGAAGGATGAGCCGGTGGCTTCTCCTCATTCTGGCCCTCGCTGATTTCCGGCCCACCCATGCTGGAGACACTACTTGCAA GGGAGCCTGTGGAAGACGTCCGCTGGCGGTCAGTCAGTACTTGAGGAAGGTCATGAGTGGCACTGACGTCCTGCCAGGAACATGGCCCTGGCAAGTCAGCTTCCAGTACGCAAGCCAAGCTGGGAACTGGGTCCATTTCTGCGGAGGTTCGCTCATCAGCTCTCGCTGGGTCCTCAGTGCAGCCCACTGCTTGAAGATCAAGTC GTTGAGAAAAGCCCTTAAGGTGGTGGTTGGCATCACCAAGCTCTCACATCCTGGCCCCAATGCCCAGCACCGCTGGATAAAGAGGGTGGTGGACTACAAACTCTACGAGGACGACGAGGCGCTTCGCTACGGCCTCTCCGTGGTGGAGCTGGTGGAGCCGGTCCGCTGCAGCGACTACGTCCAGCCGGCCTGTTTGCCTGACGACAGCGTGGTACTTTCGATGCTAACTCATTGCTATATCAGTGGCTGGGGAGACATGGGTGAGGAAAGTGAGAGGCCCAGGACCCTCCCCAGCACTGCCACAAAAGCAGCCCCCT GGCATAAAATATCTGGCATCCTGCAAGAATCAAAGGTGAAACTCCTTTCCCTAAAAACCTGCGGCAGCAAGAGCAAGCGGAAGCGGAAGGAGGCCGATGAGATCCTGTGTGCTGGACACGAGGAAGAAGGAGGCGACAACCCCTGCGAG accgACGTTGGTGCCCCGCTCATGTGCCGGGAACCGAGGTCCGAGCGCTACTGGGTGATTGGCGTCACCAGCTTGGCGGTGCCCACCTGCGGCCAGGTGAAGCGGCCAGGCACCTACGTCTCCACGCTGCACTACCTCCGCTGGATTAAAAAGACCATCATGGAGAGCCTCTCTGCCCCCGGCCGCCAACCCCTCCTGGCACAGAGGCACACACCCAGCACAAAGCAGGACCACAGACCTCCACCCATGCCCACTGGCAGGCCTTGGCCCAGGCCCACAAGACGGCACATGGCTATGTGCGCCAGGCGCACCCGGCGGGGTCCTCCACCACCGCCTAGGCGGCTGAGACAGACAAAGCGGCACCCCAAGAGGGGACGGcccccaggccaggccaggcctagTGCCAAGCCGAACCAGGGGGCAGCACCTCCAGGCTATGGGGTTTTTTACAGCTGGGACCAGGGCTACATCAACCCCAGGCCTCAAGCGCAGCCACCA GAAAACATGGAGGAAGGAGCAACACCTGGAGCTGGAAGAAGGATGGGGTGGTGGCTCCTCCCCGTTCTGGCCCTCACTGCTTTCCGACCCTCCCATGCCGAGGAATCCACTTGCGA CGGAGTCTGCGGAAGGCGTCCCCTGGCAGGCAGCCATAACCTCCTCCGGGTTGTGGGCGGCAGCAACGTTCTCCCCGGAACGTGGCCCTGGATGGTCAGCTTCCAAGTTCTGACACGAAAAGGATACACCAATTTCTGTGGAGGTTCCCTGATCAGCCCTCGATGGGTCCTCAGTGCAGCCCACtgctttcagaaaccaaa GCAAATACGATTCATAAGACTGTCGATTGGCGCTCACCGTGTCTCCAAACCCGGCCCTGATGCCCAGAGGCGCTCAATCAAGAGGCTGGTGAACCACAAGCTCTACAAGCGCGGTTCCAACAACAAAGTGCACAACGACATTTCCTTGGTGGAGCTGAACGAGCCAGTCAACTGCACAGACTATATCCAGCCAGCCTGCTTGCCAGAGGACAGCATGGTGGTTTCCTTGCTCAAGCACTGCTACGTCAGCGGTTTTGGAATCATGGACTCGATAA CGGGGCAAAAGGCTGACATCATGCAGGAAGGTCCCGTTGACATCATCCCCGAGGCGATTTGCAGCAAGCCAGACTGGTGGTCCCAGGCCATCCTCGAGGAGAACATCTGCGCTGGACACATACAAGGAGGCATAGCTACTTGCAAG GGCGACAGTGGTGGTCCCCTCATGTGCCGGGAGCAGAGGTCCGAACGCTACTGGGTAATTGGAATCACCAGCTGGGGACCGTCTTTCTGCGGCCAGGAAAAGAAACCAGGGGTCTACATCTCCACACAGTTCTACCTTGACTGGATCAAGAAGACAACCAACATGGACTTTTCTCAACCCAACCACGAACCGCTAATGGCAGAGTCTCAGACTACGCCACTGCCGCCCCCATTTCCAAGGCCACAGTCCCAACCAG TCCTGGCGCACTTTGACAAGAGACCGcaagtggtgctggcatgcgatgCCTCACCCTATGGCGTCGGTGCCATCCTGGACTGGAGGGAGATGCCGGTGGCATACTTTTCCCAGACTGTCTCCGCAGCTGAGCAGAACTACTCGCAGATTGAcgaggagggtctggcaatcatGAAGGGA tatgcactggTCCGCCGGCccgggaaggcgatgggccatgTGGACACCCTCAGCCAGCTGCCACTACCAGAGACCAGCCCTGACCCAGCACCCACACAAGAGGTCATGCCCTAG